GGATGAGACGCCTGCCGCCGCTGACCCCGTCCGAGCTCGCACCCGACGCGCGCGCCCTCTACGACTCGATCATCGAAGGCCCGCGCGGCACGTCGATGCTCGACGAGCAGGGCGGGCTCGCCGGGCCGTTCAACGCCATGCTGCTCAGCCCGCCCGTGGGCGACGCGCTCCAGCGGCTCGGCGCGGCCATCCGCTACCGGTCGGAGCTCGGCGACCGGGCCAGGGAGATCGCGATCCTCGTGGTGGCCCACTCCTGGGACTGCGCGTTCGAACGGCACGTGCACGAGGAGATCGGCCGCCGGCTCGGCCTCACCGGCGCGCAGCTCGACGCGCTGCGCACCGGCGCGCCGCTGGAGCTGGACGACCCGGAGGAGGCGGCGGCGCTCCGCCTCACCCGGGCGCTGGTGTCACGCGCCGACCTGGACGACGAGGAGTACGCCGTGCTGCCGGCGAGCGCGGTCTTCGAGCTGACCACCCTGGTCGGCTACTACGCCACCCTCGCCCTGCAACTGCGCGTGTTCCGGGTCCAGCAGCCGGGAGCCGCACCGGCCGGATGAGATGGGCTGTTGGGTGGAGATCCGGTGGGCGGGCATGAAGGGGGAAACGGTCACCGGGGAGGGCACGGCGGTGAAGGAGATCATCGAGGTCGTCGGTGAGGCGCTGGACGTCGCCGGCGTGCTCGTCATCGCCGTCGGCACGCTCGTGGCCAGCGTCGTGTTCGGGCTGCGGTGGGTGCGGGCGCGGCGGGAGCCCGACGTGTACCGCCTGTACCGGCAGGGGGTCGGGCGGGCGATCCTGCTCGGGCTGGAGCTGCTGGTGGCCGCCGACATCATCAGGACCGTGGCAGTGTCGCCGACGTTCCAGAGCGTGGGGGTGCTGGCCGTCATCGTGGTGGTGCGGACGTTCCTCAGCTTCTCGCTCCAGGTGGAGCTGGAGGGACGGCTGCCCTGGCAGCCGTCACCGGCAGGCGGCGGCGACGTCAGGCCGACTCACGGACGACCAGCTCCGTCGGAAGGATGACCGGGTCGCCCGGGCCGCCCTCGAACAGCCCCAGCAGCAGGCGGACCATGGCCGCCGCCTGGTCCGCCACCGGGTGGCGCACGGTGGTCAGCGGCGGCTCGGTGTACTTGGCGGCCTCGATGTCGTCGAAGCCCACCACCGCCACGTCGTCGGGCACCCGTCGGCCCGCCTGGCGCAGCGACTGCAGCGCGCCCACCGCCATCAGGTCGTTGGCCACGAACACCGCGTCGAGCGCCGGGTCGTCGCCGAGGAGCTGGCGCATCGCGACCGCGCCGGACTCGCGGGTGAAGTCGCCCACCGCGACGATCGAGCGGCGGTCGGAGTCGCGCAGCACGTTGCGGTAGCCGGTCAGCCGGTCCTGGCCGCCGATCATGTCCTGCGGGCCCGCGATCGTGGCGATGCGCCGCCTGCCCGCCGCCACCAGGTGGCGGACCGCCAGCTCGGCCCCGCCCACGTTGTCGTTGTCCACGTACGGGATGTCGACGGGCACGGCCGGGCGGCCGTAGGAGACGACGGGGACACGCAGCCGCGACAGCGCGGCCGGCAGCGGGTCGGCGCCGTGCATCGAGATGAGCATGACCCCGTCGACGTGCCCGCCCGAGATGTAGCGCTCCACCCGGGCGTGGCTCTCGGCCGAGGAGGCCAGCATCAGCACGACCTGTTTGTTGACCGCCTCCAGCTCCAGGCTGGCCGAGCGGATCACCGTGGAGAACAGCGGGTCCTCGGAGAACACCCTGGTCGGCGGCTCGGAGACGACCAGGGCGATCGAGTCGGTGCGCTGGGTGACCAGGCTGCGCGCGGCCGAGTTGGGCACGTAGCCCAGCTCGTCGATCGCGCGCTGCACGGCGTCGCGGATGTGCGGCGCGACCGTCGTCTGCCCGTTGACGACGCGCGACGCCGTGGCACGGGAGACCCCCGCCCGGGCGGCGACGGCCTCCAGCGTCGGGCGTCTCATGGCTGGACCGAGAGGAAGAGCACGCAAAAAATCTACAGCCCGTTCCTGACGATCACGTCCCTGAACCACAGCGCACTGTCCTTCGGCACCCGGACCTGGGTCGCGTAGTCGACGTGCACGATGCCGAACCGGCGGCTGTAGCCCTCGGCCCACTCGAAGTTGTCCAGCAGCGACCACACCAGGTAGCCCCGCAGGTCCACGCCCGCCTCGACGGCGCGGTGCGCCTCGCGCAGGTGGCCTTCGAGGTAGGACACCCGGTCCGTGTCGTGCACCCGGCCGTTCTCCACCACGTCGTCGAAGGCGGCGCCGTTCTCGGTGACCATGAAGGAGACGCCCGGGTAGTCGCCCGACAGCCGGACGAGCAGCCGGGACAGCCCGTCGGGCACGATCGGCCAGCCCATGGCGGTGGTGGGGGCGTCGGCTCCCCGGAACCCGACGTCCTCCGAGCCCGGCCAGGCCGCGTCGGCGGGCTGGCCGGGGCTCGCCTCGACCACGCACGGGTTGTAGTAGTTGATCCCGATCTGGTCGATCGGGGTGGCGATGATCTCCAGGTCGCCGTCGTGGATGTGGCCGGTGCCGCCGTTGCGCCGGGCCGCCTCCAGCACCTGCTCCGGATAGCGGCCGTGGATCACCGGGTCGAGGAACTGCCCGGTCAGCAGCGCGTGCACGCGCTCGGTGGCCGCCGCGTCCGCCTCACCGGGCGTCGCCGACGGGTCGTTGACCTGGGCGGGCGTGAGCACGGGGGCGGAGTTGACGACGAGCATGAGGTGTGGCGCGCCCAGCTCGCGCAGCCGGGCGGCGGCCAGGCCGTGGCCGAGCAGCAGGTGGTGGGCCGCGCGCATGGCCTCGCCCGGATCACGCCGGCCGGGCGCGTGCACGCCGTTGCCGTAGCCGAGGAACGCCGACACCCACGGCTCGTTGAGCGTCGCCCAGTGGCGGACGCGGTCGCCGAGCCGGTCGTACACGGCCGCCGCGTACTCGGCGAAGCGGTGGGCGGTGTCACGGTCCGTCCAGCCGCCCCGCTCCTGGAGCGCCTGCGGCAGGTCCCAGTGGTAGAGCGTCACGTACGGCGAGATCTCGGCGGCGAGCAGCCGGTCCACCAGCCGGTCGTAGAAGGCCAGCCCGCGCGGGTTGGCGGGACCGGACCCGTCCGGCTGGATGCGCGGCCAGGCGACGGAGAACCGGTAGGCGGCCAGGCGCAGCTCGCGCATCAGCTCGACGTCGTCGGCGTAGCGGTGGTAGTGGTCGCAGGCCATGTCGCCGGTGTCGCCGTTGGCGACGTTGCCGGGGGAGTGGGAGAAGGTGTCCCAGATCGACTGGCCGCGCCCGTCCTCCTTGACCGCCCCCTCGATCTGGTAGGAGGCCGTGGCGGCACCCCAGACGAAGTCTTCCGGGAAGATCATCCCTTTACAGCTCCTTGCATGATTCCACCAATGATCTGCTTGCCGAACAGGACGAAGACGAGGACGAGCGGCAGCGTGCCCACCGCCGTGCCCGCCAGGCCCAGCACGTAGTCGTTGACGTAGCCGCTGGCCAGCGTGGACAGCGCGACCTGTACGGTCGGGTTGTCCGGGGTGAGCACGACCAGCGGCCAGAAGTAGTCGTTCCAGGCCGACATGAACGTGAGCATGCCGAGCACCGCCGCCGCCGGTCGCGCGACCGGCAGCACGACGTGCCAGAACAGCTTCCAGGTCGTGCACCCGTCGACCCGCCCGGCCTCCAGCAGCTCGGTCGGCAGCGCCCGCGACAGGAACTGCGTCATGAAGAACACCCCGAAGGCGTTCACCAGTGCCGGCACGACGAGCGCGTACATGGTCCCGGTCCACTCCAGCTTCACCATGAGCATGTAGAGCGGGATGCTCCCGAGCAGGGCCGGCACCATCATGGTGGCGACCGTGGTCAGCAGCAGGATGTTGCGGCCCCGGAAGCGCAGCTTGGCGAAGGCGAACCCGGCCAGCGTCGAGAAGAACATCACCGCGACCGCGATCGACCCGGCCACGACGAACGAGTTGAGCAGCGCCAGCGCGAACGGCACGGTGTCGAAGACCCGTGACACGTTGGCGAGGAGGTTGCCGCCCGGCAGCAGCGGCGGCGGCACCTCGGCCAGCGCCGAGTTGTGCCGCGAGGCCACCACCACGCTGTAGTACAGCGGGAACGCGGAGAAGAAGGCCACCGCGATGAGGGTCAGGTAGCGCAGTCTCATCCCAGGCCGCCCTTCAGCCGGCGGGTCAGCAGGAAGTTGATCCCGGCGACCAGCACCACGGCCAGGAACATCAGCCAGGACGCCGCCGAGGCGTAGCCGAAGTCGAACTTGGTGAAGCCCTGCTCGTAGACGAACAGCGCGAGCGTCTGGTACTGCCGGTCGGGCCCGCCGCTGACGGCCCCGCCACCCGCCCCGCTGCTGGCCCCGAACAGCAGCGGCTCGGCGATGATCTGCATCGCGCCGATCGTGGAGACGATGACGACGAAGACGATCGTCGGCCGGATCATCGGCACGGTGATCCGGCGGAGTTGGGTGAACGAGCTCGCCCCGTCGAGGGTGGCGGCCTCGTACAGCTCCTTGGGCACGGCCTGCATGGCCGCCAGGAAGATCAGCGCGTTGTAGCCGGTCCAGCGCCACATGATCATCGTGGAGAGCGCGATGTGCGAGGTGGCCGTGCCGGCCGCCCAGTCGATGGTGCCGGCGCCGAACCACGACAGCACCCAGTTGATGACGCCGTAGTCGCGGCCGAAGAGTTGGCTGAAGATCACCACCACGGCCACCACGCTGGTGACGTTGGGCAGCAGCAGCGAGATCCGGAAGAGGGTCTGGAACCTCATCGGCCGGTTGAGCAGGTGCGCCAGCCAGATGGCGAGCAGCAGCTGCGGCGCGGTGGACAGCACCCCGATGGACAGGGTGTTGAAGGCGGCGTTCCAGAAGTAGCCGTCGGTGAGCAGCGTGGCGAAGTTGTCCAGCCCGACGAAGGTCTGCTCCTCGTCCAGCAGCGTCCACTCGTGCAGGCTCACCCAGGCCGTGTAGGCCAGCGGGAACAGCCCGAACGCGCAGAACAGCAGGAAGAAGGGCGCGACGTAGGCGTACGGCGACACCCTCACGTCGAGGGTGTGCCGCACGCCACGCCTGTGCCGCCGGGGGACGGACAGGGGAAGGGCGCTCATTTGATCTTCTTGACGTCCTCGAGCACCTGCGCCCACGCCTGGTCGGGCGTCTGCTTGCCCTGCTCGACCCGGCCCAGCCCGTCGCCGATCACGACGCGGACCTCGGCCTCCTTGGGCCCGAGGTGCTGCGGCTTGAGCGCCTTGGCGGCCTCGGAGTAGATCTTGCCGATCGGCGCGTCACCGAAGAACTCCTTGGTGAAGTTCTGGATCGACGGGTCGTCGTAGAGCGCCGGGATCGACGGGAACGTGCCCTCTTCCTTGAAGACCTTGGCCTGGTTCTCCTTGGAGGTGAGGAAGTCGATCAGCTCGGCCGCCTCCTTGGGGTGCTTGCTCTGCTTGGGGACCATCAGGTGGGAGCCGCCGCTGTTGCCCGACCCGCCGGGGACGGTCGCGATGTCCCACTTGCCGGTGGCGTCCTTGGCCTGCTCCTGGATGTAGCCGGTCATCCAGGCGGGGCAGATGATCGTGGCGAAGGCGCCCTTGGCGAAGCCGGTGTTCCACGGTGGCGAGAAGGCGGCCAGCTTGGCGGTCAGCTTCTCCGAGGTGAGCTGGTTGGACAGGTCCCAGGCCTTCTTCACGTCGGGGTTGGACGCGACGATGATGCTGTCCTGCTGGTCGTACAGGCCGGTCGGGGCCTGGTTGACCATCGCCCGGAAGATCTCGCCGGGGCTGTCCACGAACTTCGCGCCGGCCACGTCCGCCGCGGCGAACTTCTTGCCGGTCTCGATGTACTGCTCCCACGTGGGCCAGAGCTTGGCGACCTCGTCGCGGTCGCTGGGCAGTCCGGCCTTCTCGAACAGGTCCTTGCGGTAGCACATGGCCAGGCCGCCCACGTCGGTGCCGAGCCCGAGGAGCTGGCCGCCCTGCTTGCCGAGCCCCTGCTGCCACTTCCAGTCGAGGTAGTCGCTCTGCCGCTTGTCCAGGCCGTACTGCCTGAGGTCGTGGAACTTGGCGGGCTGGGCGGTGAACGTGCTGATGTAGCCGACCTCGACGGCCTCGACGTCGGCCGCGCCGGCGTTCGTGGCCAGC
The Nonomuraea muscovyensis genome window above contains:
- a CDS encoding carbohydrate ABC transporter permease translates to MRLRYLTLIAVAFFSAFPLYYSVVVASRHNSALAEVPPPLLPGGNLLANVSRVFDTVPFALALLNSFVVAGSIAVAVMFFSTLAGFAFAKLRFRGRNILLLTTVATMMVPALLGSIPLYMLMVKLEWTGTMYALVVPALVNAFGVFFMTQFLSRALPTELLEAGRVDGCTTWKLFWHVVLPVARPAAAVLGMLTFMSAWNDYFWPLVVLTPDNPTVQVALSTLASGYVNDYVLGLAGTAVGTLPLVLVFVLFGKQIIGGIMQGAVKG
- a CDS encoding carbohydrate ABC transporter permease; the encoded protein is MSALPLSVPRRHRRGVRHTLDVRVSPYAYVAPFFLLFCAFGLFPLAYTAWVSLHEWTLLDEEQTFVGLDNFATLLTDGYFWNAAFNTLSIGVLSTAPQLLLAIWLAHLLNRPMRFQTLFRISLLLPNVTSVVAVVVIFSQLFGRDYGVINWVLSWFGAGTIDWAAGTATSHIALSTMIMWRWTGYNALIFLAAMQAVPKELYEAATLDGASSFTQLRRITVPMIRPTIVFVVIVSTIGAMQIIAEPLLFGASSGAGGGAVSGGPDRQYQTLALFVYEQGFTKFDFGYASAASWLMFLAVVLVAGINFLLTRRLKGGLG
- a CDS encoding LacI family DNA-binding transcriptional regulator, which codes for MRRPTLEAVAARAGVSRATASRVVNGQTTVAPHIRDAVQRAIDELGYVPNSAARSLVTQRTDSIALVVSEPPTRVFSEDPLFSTVIRSASLELEAVNKQVVLMLASSAESHARVERYISGGHVDGVMLISMHGADPLPAALSRLRVPVVSYGRPAVPVDIPYVDNDNVGGAELAVRHLVAAGRRRIATIAGPQDMIGGQDRLTGYRNVLRDSDRRSIVAVGDFTRESGAVAMRQLLGDDPALDAVFVANDLMAVGALQSLRQAGRRVPDDVAVVGFDDIEAAKYTEPPLTTVRHPVADQAAAMVRLLLGLFEGGPGDPVILPTELVVRESA
- a CDS encoding GH1 family beta-glucosidase, with amino-acid sequence MIFPEDFVWGAATASYQIEGAVKEDGRGQSIWDTFSHSPGNVANGDTGDMACDHYHRYADDVELMRELRLAAYRFSVAWPRIQPDGSGPANPRGLAFYDRLVDRLLAAEISPYVTLYHWDLPQALQERGGWTDRDTAHRFAEYAAAVYDRLGDRVRHWATLNEPWVSAFLGYGNGVHAPGRRDPGEAMRAAHHLLLGHGLAAARLRELGAPHLMLVVNSAPVLTPAQVNDPSATPGEADAAATERVHALLTGQFLDPVIHGRYPEQVLEAARRNGGTGHIHDGDLEIIATPIDQIGINYYNPCVVEASPGQPADAAWPGSEDVGFRGADAPTTAMGWPIVPDGLSRLLVRLSGDYPGVSFMVTENGAAFDDVVENGRVHDTDRVSYLEGHLREAHRAVEAGVDLRGYLVWSLLDNFEWAEGYSRRFGIVHVDYATQVRVPKDSALWFRDVIVRNGL
- a CDS encoding DUF1622 domain-containing protein — translated: MKGETVTGEGTAVKEIIEVVGEALDVAGVLVIAVGTLVASVVFGLRWVRARREPDVYRLYRQGVGRAILLGLELLVAADIIRTVAVSPTFQSVGVLAVIVVVRTFLSFSLQVELEGRLPWQPSPAGGGDVRPTHGRPAPSEG
- a CDS encoding ABC transporter substrate-binding protein; the protein is MTPRIRRLAVPVLTASLLALATACGGGGGDGADTAAKPGEKIKLTVGLFGDFGFKPLYEEYKKTHPNIEITENVTQFNDHHNNLVKRLATNAGAADVEAVEVGYISTFTAQPAKFHDLRQYGLDKRQSDYLDWKWQQGLGKQGGQLLGLGTDVGGLAMCYRKDLFEKAGLPSDRDEVAKLWPTWEQYIETGKKFAAADVAGAKFVDSPGEIFRAMVNQAPTGLYDQQDSIIVASNPDVKKAWDLSNQLTSEKLTAKLAAFSPPWNTGFAKGAFATIICPAWMTGYIQEQAKDATGKWDIATVPGGSGNSGGSHLMVPKQSKHPKEAAELIDFLTSKENQAKVFKEEGTFPSIPALYDDPSIQNFTKEFFGDAPIGKIYSEAAKALKPQHLGPKEAEVRVVIGDGLGRVEQGKQTPDQAWAQVLEDVKKIK
- a CDS encoding carboxymuconolactone decarboxylase family protein, translating into MRRLPPLTPSELAPDARALYDSIIEGPRGTSMLDEQGGLAGPFNAMLLSPPVGDALQRLGAAIRYRSELGDRAREIAILVVAHSWDCAFERHVHEEIGRRLGLTGAQLDALRTGAPLELDDPEEAAALRLTRALVSRADLDDEEYAVLPASAVFELTTLVGYYATLALQLRVFRVQQPGAAPAG